From Aedes albopictus strain Foshan chromosome 1, AalbF5, whole genome shotgun sequence, one genomic window encodes:
- the LOC109425339 gene encoding probable transcriptional regulatory protein TTE1135, with the protein MIKSLRFVVRCSPILRQPVLGPVKNLHITPLNQAGHSKWQNIRHIKALNDGRKSVLFIKLSRQIRLAIQAGGANPAVNNTLRAAIDEALKKNMPNSTIQGILKKASQSSSQLKKFTVEIKAFDQINVICVLYTDRFTQIKMEIATLLRKNFSMFNDVKHLFDEQGYIEAILKTEASADELLSVCTEHAIEVGAEDVEIMSEDSKLLRFICDPTQIDRVKTQLEKLGYSIEHNEHAFFPKSTIKLNPDATEAYEKLKEKLKAVDGVEDIYDNVEVVY; encoded by the exons ATGATCAAATCGCTGCGCTTCGTTGTCCGGTGCTCGCCCATCCTCAGGCAACCAGTTCTCGGACCGGTGAAAAATTTGCACATCACACCTCTCAACCAGGCGGGACATTCCAAGTGGCAAAACATCCGACACATAAAGGCATTGAATGATGGTCGGAAGTCCGTCCTGTTCATCAAGTTGTCGCGTCAAATCCGACTGGCCATCCAAGCGGGCGGAGCCAATCCGGCCGTAAACAATACCCTCCGGGCGGCCATAGACGAGGCACTGAAGAAGAACATGCCCAACTCGACGATCCAGGGCATTCTGAAGAAAGCCAGTCAGTCGTCGTCGCAGCTGAAGAAGTTTACCGTAGAAATTAAGGCGTTCGATCAAATCAACGTGATTTGTGTGCTCTACACGGATCGGTTCACGCAGATCAAGATGGAAATTGCTACCCTGTTGAGAAAGAATTT TTCCATGTTCAACGACGTGAAACACTTGTTCGATGAGCAGGGTTACATTGAGGCCATACTGAAGACGGAGGCCTCTGCGGATGAGTTACTATCGGTGTGCACCGAGCATGCCATCGAAGTGGGTGCCGAAGACGTCGAAATCATGAGCGAAGACTCTAAATTGCTTAGG TTCATCTGTGATCCGACCCAGATTGATAGGGTAAAAACGCAACTGGAAAAGTTAGGATATTCAATTGAGCACAATGAGCATGCATTTTTCCCAAAGAGCACAATCAAGTTAAACCCGGATGCGACGGAAGCGTACGAGAAGCTGAAGGAAAAGTTGAAAGCAGTCGACGGAGTGGAAGACATCTACGATAATGTAGAAGTGGTCTATTAG